The proteins below are encoded in one region of Effusibacillus dendaii:
- the sda gene encoding sporulation histidine kinase inhibitor Sda: MENLDLVSEFVLINSYLQAVKYGLEEEFTNMLFEEIERRGLELPEVTK; the protein is encoded by the coding sequence ATGGAAAATTTAGACCTGGTAAGTGAATTTGTTTTGATTAACTCTTATTTGCAAGCTGTTAAATACGGACTTGAAGAGGAATTCACGAATATGCTTTTTGAAGAAATTGAGCGGCGGGGTTTAGAGCTGCCGGAGGTTACCAAATGA
- a CDS encoding DUF3231 family protein: MNEFLKHEGVPLPRNTPDKSVSGDRLVINDSSRLTDEEIANTIMFNELMGIQIAVRGVTESTRSDVGAVFLKYFLFLKCFLMKVSWMQTLQHLMKQRGYLKIPPHLPR; encoded by the coding sequence CTGAATGAATTTCTTAAACATGAGGGTGTGCCGCTTCCGCGGAATACGCCAGATAAATCAGTAAGCGGTGACCGATTAGTTATAAACGATTCGTCAAGGTTAACGGATGAAGAGATTGCAAACACGATTATGTTTAATGAGCTTATGGGAATCCAAATTGCGGTCAGAGGGGTTACGGAATCAACGAGGTCGGATGTAGGAGCCGTGTTTTTGAAATATTTCTTGTTTTTGAAATGTTTTTTAATGAAGGTTTCTTGGATGCAAACTTTACAACACCTTATGAAGCAACGGGGTTATCTTAAGATCCCTCCCCACCTGCCAAGATAA
- a CDS encoding helix-turn-helix domain-containing protein, with protein sequence MNDVHKAYSFRLYPTKEQEWQIRRTIGCCRFVFNHFLSRRKEAYERDGSTLNQYACMRELPALKTAAPLASGSGRGSCGDGELKRLKPRLATGYS encoded by the coding sequence GTGAACGATGTGCACAAAGCCTATTCCTTCCGTCTCTATCCAACAAAAGAACAGGAGTGGCAAATTCGGCGCACCATTGGGTGCTGCCGGTTCGTATTCAACCACTTTCTCTCTCGCCGGAAGGAAGCGTATGAGCGGGACGGATCTACCTTGAACCAATACGCCTGCATGCGGGAATTGCCCGCGTTGAAAACAGCAGCACCCCTGGCTTCGGGAAGTGGACGCGGAAGCTGCGGCGATGGCGAATTAAAACGGTTAAAACCCCGTCTTGCAACAGGGTATTCATAA
- a CDS encoding DUF523 domain-containing protein, producing the protein MKVVSACLVGCECRYDKKSAWQEDIEQFVTDRSAVPICPEQLGGLPTPRNPAEIVGGDGFDVLAGRARVIDSQGNVVTKEFVDGAYQALQLARTAGATEAILKERSPSCGSHMIYDGSFSGAKKAGVGVTAALFMQNGIAVFPENEKR; encoded by the coding sequence ATGAAAGTAGTAAGCGCTTGTTTAGTTGGGTGCGAATGTCGATATGACAAAAAATCTGCTTGGCAAGAGGACATAGAGCAATTCGTAACAGACCGGTCCGCAGTGCCGATCTGTCCTGAACAGTTAGGAGGATTGCCAACGCCTCGTAACCCTGCGGAGATTGTGGGCGGTGACGGATTTGACGTGCTTGCAGGCCGTGCCCGGGTTATCGACAGCCAAGGCAACGTTGTCACGAAAGAGTTTGTTGATGGCGCCTATCAAGCGTTACAACTCGCTCGTACTGCCGGAGCAACAGAAGCCATTCTCAAAGAACGAAGCCCATCGTGTGGAAGCCATATGATATATGACGGATCCTTTTCCGGGGCAAAAAAGGCCGGTGTTGGCGTCACGGCAGCACTGTTTATGCAAAATGGGATTGCGGTATTTCCCGAAAACGAGAAGAGATGA
- a CDS encoding Hsp20/alpha crystallin family protein: MNQLGPFDPWGLFQRMTSDLQNWIKFGHLNQLLEQVNRQLTIEEFDDRYLITVSLDGIRHPNDLEAFYQNQILILRRTVELETKTEHSEHMVWQSYQEHFEKAIPLTRPVNWPKRIITAEPGLWQIELPKK, encoded by the coding sequence GTGAACCAACTGGGTCCATTTGATCCGTGGGGTCTGTTCCAGCGAATGACGTCTGATTTACAAAATTGGATTAAATTCGGACACTTGAATCAACTGCTTGAGCAAGTGAATCGGCAACTGACAATCGAAGAATTCGATGACCGGTATCTGATTACCGTATCACTGGATGGCATTCGCCACCCAAATGATTTGGAAGCGTTTTACCAGAATCAGATACTGATTTTGCGTCGAACAGTTGAACTGGAAACAAAGACGGAACATAGTGAACACATGGTTTGGCAAAGTTACCAAGAACATTTCGAAAAGGCGATCCCGCTAACGCGTCCAGTGAATTGGCCGAAACGAATCATAACGGCAGAACCGGGTTTGTGGCAAATCGAATTGCCCAAAAAATAG
- a CDS encoding phosphotransferase family protein, with product MDNLLDPKPFEHQINWTNIEHFLRLHIENLDVKSPLQVETFSIGYSNLTFLLRIGDWEAVLRRPPFGVLPPKGHDMRREYQILQKMQPVFPYAPKPFLLCEDPSVTDRPFYVMERKRGLVLDDELPDAYRNPGVLPLVSETFVDTLVQLHQIDYQTAGLADIGHPEGFLERQVNSWIRRFHLAKTDDQPSAEKLERWLVDHLPPSPPPTVLHNDFKLNNLMFSTEKVGSLVAVLDWEMCTVGDPFAELGYALAFWTEAGEQIDGITSPTAYPGFFSRRDVLQRYAAKSGRDVSSINYYVTFGFYRIAVILQQIYARWKNGQASDKRFAKLSHSIGHLLIRAESVRENGLY from the coding sequence ATGGACAACCTGCTTGATCCAAAACCATTCGAACATCAGATAAACTGGACAAACATCGAGCATTTTTTACGGTTGCATATTGAAAACCTTGATGTAAAAAGTCCTTTGCAGGTAGAAACTTTCTCCATCGGCTATTCCAATTTGACCTTCTTGCTTCGTATTGGCGATTGGGAAGCTGTTCTGCGGCGCCCTCCGTTTGGCGTCTTACCGCCGAAAGGGCATGACATGCGACGGGAATACCAAATTCTTCAGAAAATGCAGCCCGTGTTTCCTTATGCACCCAAACCTTTTTTGCTATGCGAAGACCCGTCTGTAACCGATCGGCCCTTTTATGTCATGGAACGAAAAAGAGGCCTGGTGCTGGACGACGAACTGCCTGATGCCTATCGGAATCCTGGTGTTTTGCCGTTAGTCTCCGAAACGTTTGTCGATACTTTGGTACAGTTGCATCAGATCGATTATCAAACTGCAGGACTTGCCGATATTGGCCATCCGGAAGGATTTCTGGAGAGGCAGGTGAACAGTTGGATCAGACGATTCCATCTTGCAAAAACAGACGATCAGCCCTCCGCAGAAAAATTGGAACGGTGGCTTGTCGACCATCTTCCTCCCTCTCCCCCGCCGACGGTTCTTCATAATGACTTTAAATTGAACAATCTTATGTTTTCAACCGAAAAAGTTGGCAGTCTGGTGGCTGTACTCGATTGGGAGATGTGCACAGTCGGTGATCCGTTTGCCGAGTTGGGGTACGCGCTCGCCTTTTGGACGGAAGCGGGTGAACAAATAGACGGAATCACCTCACCGACCGCCTATCCCGGATTTTTCAGTCGACGGGATGTCTTGCAACGATATGCGGCAAAGAGCGGTCGTGATGTATCCTCCATCAATTATTACGTCACATTTGGTTTTTATAGAATTGCCGTGATCCTGCAACAAATTTATGCCCGCTGGAAAAACGGCCAGGCGTCTGACAAGCGATTCGCTAAACTGAGTCATTCGATTGGGCATTTGCTGATACGGGCAGAGTCGGTGAGGGAAAACGGTCTGTACTGA